AGGCAGCTCCACGCCTTCCGCCGCCCCACCCCCTGTGGCCTCTAAACCCGTCTTCActcccacctcctcctccattGGAAATGTCAACCCCATCGTGGCCGCGCGAAACCGAAAGACTGTCAACGCTGACGACGATGGCTGGGGAGCAGATGCTCCGCCGGTGACTCGGTCACAGCTGGAGAAGGTCGAATCGGCGTACAAGCCCACCAAGGTCAACATGGCTGAGCTCACAAAGCAACGGCAAGAACCTTCCAGCTCCAACGGCAACAGCTCGCAAGACCGGCCCGATGTTGTAAGAGGCGCGTACCAACCCGTTGGAAAGGTAGACATTGCTGCCATTCGTGCCGCGGCGAAGAACCAGAACGACGACCGGCCAGCGCCTGTCAAGGGCGCATATGAGCCTgtcggcaaggtcgacatTGCCGCCATTCGCGCCAAGGCGCAGAAGCCGTCGGAGCCCGTGGAACAACAGGAGGCTGCAGATGACGAGCGGCCTAAGTCGCTGGCTGAACGAAGTGCCGCGTTCAACCAATCCCAATCTGAGCGCCTGACATCGCTGCCCAAGCCCAAGGTTGCCAACAAGTTTGGCGGCGCAGCTGCGTTCACCGGCACCaaggcgccggcgcctgGTGGTATCGGCTTTGGTGCACCTTCAGTGCCGGCTCCCCCACCTGTTGGCGCAGCCAGCCGTACCTTTGCCGACCAAGGCGGCAAGACACCGGCTCAACTCtgggccgagaagaagggcaagcaAGGAGGGTCCGTTTCCAACGTCGTCTCGCCTCCGGCCACTTCTCCTATCGGCGTACAGAAGAGCGGAGAGTGGAAGAGTGGGTACGCTGGTAGGTCTTGGGGTCCCGTTAAGACAGCCGAATACGGCCGTGGCCAGATCAGCCAGGAGAACACTGGCGAAGACCCCCAGCAGAGAGATACTGAGACGCCTACCTCGCCCGGTGGTGGCGTTGGCGCTCTCCGCGACCGGTTCAAAAATGCCGCCCCCATCGCTGTTGGAGCTGGTGTCGGGGCTGGTGttggcgctgctgccggaGCTGCCGCTTTCTCACGTGAACAGCCtcaggaagaggaggacgagccgtcgccgccgcctcccccgtCCAGTGAttcccgccctcctcctcctggtgGATTTGCTCTGCCCGGTCTGCCATCCAGACaggccgccgaagaagaggaggaggaggaggaggagcaagaGCCTCAGTCTCCCATCAGAGTTGCACAGCCCGTTGCTCGTGGACACGAGGTCGAGATCGAGCGCCCTGCGGAGAGAGAGCCTCCTCGTCCCATCCCTACTCAAGAAATCGAGCAAGAGCTGCCGAGAGAAGAGGACCTTTCGGAGGAGCCTAACGATGTTGgccgcggcgctgctgcagctgTCGCAGAGCAACAATTTGGTCAGGAGCAAGTGGCAGCTGGCCAAGCGTCGAGCGGTGGCAAGCGGGCTTTAATCCAGTACGACTATGAGAAGGCCGAAGAAAACGAACTGGAGCTCCGTGAAGGCGAGTACGTTACCAACATTGAGATGGTGGACGAGGACTGGTGGATGGGCACCAACTCCCAAGGCGAGAGCGGCTTGTTCCCTAGTAACTACGTTGAGCTGGTCGGTGACGAGCCTgaaccggcgccggcggcacggagcgcccctcctcccgccccgGCCCAAGCGGAGCCGGCACaggcaccggcaccggctggtgccggtgccggtcAGACCGCCACTGCCCAGTTCGACTATGAGGCAGCCGAGGACAACGGTAAGACAGGTTCTTCCCCCATCATTGTAGGCTGCGGTGCTAACACACATATCCAGAACTTTCATTCCCCGAGAACGCAACAATCACGGATCTCGAGTTTCCCGATGAGGATTGGTGGTTCGGCTCCTACGGTGGAAAGCAGGGTCTTTTCCCTGCCAACTACGTCCAGTTGGACAACTAAATGTGAGTTGACGGAACGCAATTTTAGAAAAAGTCTTCGCGACAGCCAGCGATAAAAAGTGTCCCGAGCCTCTACGAGTATTTCCAAGGGTTGACTCGGAGGGTTCAACGCCTTCGATAGGAATCAAAATTATTGAACCGTTGTTGATCACTTACCTCTTCTGAACCTGGTGACTTTGAAACGTGCCTTTCATAATGGTGCCGAGCAGATTGGTCACGAGAATGCGAATATTATATTGGTATTCAACCTGTCGGCTCGGGCTGGCTGAGGCTAGTGATACGTACACCGGAGCCAAGCCTGTGCCGATAATCACTTGGCCTTCAAGCTATGGTTAGATCTAGGACAGGCCAAGTTCATCCAAATTATGTGTTCATTTTCACATCTGGAGGTGAAATACTACTATAGGACCCATTACTGCGTACGGGTGAGGGAGTATGCCCAGCCAACACCAAGGAATAAAAGACACAGTGCCGTAAACGCCAGGGAATAAAGTGAGCAACAACGTCGCTGAACCCATCGTGGACCCTGTCCCGTCCGTCCATCCGTCCCGAATCCATACCTCAGTTCCTCCTTCCATCCCAAGTCCTTCGTCATCTCAGAGTCATTGCGCTGAGTAGCCGGGAGACGAAGACAAGCcaaggcggcaaggccgctagtttccttcttcccctcaTCGTCgcgatcgtcgtcgtcgccgccaccaccgcctctTCGGGTATAAGCTCGAGGGCTCTTCTCCCAAGAATTACAGTTTGGAGTTTCGCAATCCTCGAACCCCCACACTCAGGGAGAGGGGCCACAGACCTTTTAACTTTGACATCGTAAGCATGTCGGAAATGTCGacatcacacacacacactctctctctctctctgtctctctctcggaCAGTGTGGGCAATTTAGCAGATTTCGAAGCAGCATTCGCAACTGAGGGGAACATTAGCCACCCCGACAAGAGCGACGGTCATGAACAGGCAGTGAAAGACTCACCATTCGGCGCAGCATTCGCATGTCTCGTCAAtgacgcagcaacagcacaGAGCGGCGAGGCAGGCCGTCAGgcagttgccgccgccctgcttcttctgtTTAGGCGCCTGCATGGGAGGTTGCTGCTGGTACTGCATCGGGGGCTGGCCACCTTGAGGATagtagccgccgccgccatgctgTTGCGGGTAGCCTCCTTGAGGAGGGCCGTAGGACTGGTGAGCGTATTAGCCATCGGTATTCCTGTTGTACAAATATGGGATCCTGGGCGCGCGACCGCATCGCGGATGCGGCTGTGGAGGGACGGGGGGCGGTTTGAAAGAGTGGCCGGCTTACAGGCTGAGGCTGCTGAGGGTATCCTCCTTGGGGAGGGCCGTAGTTCTGGTTGTAGTTGCCACCCTGGTTGTAGTAGTCTTGGCTGGCCATTTCGATGTATCCGGTGTTTAGGTTTGGCACGGGACAATGAGACTATTCacaaagaaagaaaacgaCAAATTTGAATGACGTTAGAGTATACTATGTGAAAAGATGTGAAGGGTGTGAGTGTGCGAAATGAAAAGAAATGCTGGGGCTTTTGGGGTTGGGAGATGTGTGTCGATAAAAAGGCGCCCCCAAGTGGTCAGTCTTGCGGAAAGGATCCCTGCGGCTGTAGCAATCGACAGGCTGGGCGAAGCTGCAacccagcccagcccagtgGAGGAGGTGCGGATGCTTTGGTACAGTACCCTTACCCAGCACCGCTGCGCAAGCAGCACCACTACTTCACAAAAGCAGACGCTCAGCACCCATTCGGGGAGAGCGATGGCGCTGCTGCGGGGCCGAAGTACAagcttttctctctccctccccgtcTTTGCCCACCAAAGTGCCGTCGTAACTAGCACGGGCTCCGAATGAGCGAATCGACTAAGTACTGTTGGAGCGAGGGCCTATCGGTGTGCCTAGCAGGGACCGCCATAGGTCGCTATAGTATCGATGGCTCTAACGATGGATCGAGAAAGTCGCGAACCACCCAGAACAAGCCGCGGACTCTCCGTGCCTGACTCGGAGGAACGCACACCTCGAGAAATCCTGGCACCCGGGTGGAGAAGCTGTTAGGTTGCTGACAATTCCTTACATACCTGAATACTACTAAGGATAGAGGAGGCTGTATCAACTGTAGCGAGGGGCGAgcgcagcagcgccagccaCGATCTAGGGACTCGTGGCCCAATTggtccgtcgtcgtggccccAGTGGCGTGGTTTGATGCCGCGTCCCTTCGCCTGTTTTGGCCCCGACCATCATAACCTCTCGCCTCGATCCTGCGCACCGCTGACAGGTTGCTGagacgaaggcgatggcgccgTGTCTATTCCGTCTATTCGCATGCACATCCTAACGCTGGCCCAAAAGGCCTTTGGCACGATCTTGCCACTGCTTGCTGCCTCCGGAAGACGATGCCCGCCCACCCCCAAAATCGACAAGCGGCTGCATTGAACGCCATGAAGACAGATTCCCGACGATGTTTGGAAATATAGCATCGTCTGCAAACACGGACGAGGCACCCCGCTGATTAAGGtacatacctaccttacAGTACCTATCTTAGGTATGTAGGAAAGTCAGGCGGTTAGGGCGCTCTCGCTGCGATTAGAGCGCGGTCTCTCCATAAGGGCGGACCTGATTGGTTTGTTGTGCCCATGTCCTCGCCATCCAACCCGTCGACAAGAAGTCAGGCGCTCAGTAATCTGCGGGAAATTTACCACACCTGCACTACGGTAAGATTTATGTATTAatttttctcttcttcttcttcttcttcttcttcttcttctgtaAATGTTATGGTGAGGGCGGTCTGTCCGCACTGAGTAAAATGCCGACGCGActgcgggggggggggggggggggggggggggcacaaAACGTCAAATGCAACTGTTTGATCAATCCCAAGCCCACAACCTTGCAGAGTTGAACACCGAGGCAGACCCCGCCGAAAGATACCCGCATAAAGTCCCATAAACATGCCACGATCCACCGTGGCCGTGAACATGGTTGCGAGGAGGGACGCTGCTGCGCGTTCCGTTTCCACACTTTTCCCAGTAGGTAGCACCTGCCACCAGGACCAACCAAAAAGAAATGGCTAAGCCTTGACATGTACCTGTGCCGAACACACGACGAGGCTCAGCCACTAATACTGGGAAAGATGCCGAATGCCCGCGACGGATTTATCGGTAGAACTCCTAGGTACAAGCGGTTGGAATTCAGGAATCCGACCACGACCAATTCACAATTTGACAATCTTGTCCCTAGTTAAGCCAAATGGCCCGAACCTGTGAGAAGGGAGCGTTTTAGTGTACCACTCTCTCAAAACAACGCAAGCAACGACTAGCCGCACACAATGCAGGGCCGATCGCCCAGGGCTTCCCagaaaaaaggagaaagaggaaaTCAAAACTTGGGGTCCAAGCACTGCCAAGCTTTGCGGCGACGGCTGTCTCGACGGGATGGGCTCAACCCCCCAGTTCCCGCCCACGTCAAGCTTCCATACGATtacaaggccggcggcgtcagcCAACCATGCTTCCCTGGCTTCTCTGGCCTGTTTAGGGTCTCTGCCGGCACAGCACGTCCGACTTCAGTGACTAATAGACACTTGTTTTCCCACGACCGGCTGACCTGATACTGCAACTGTAACGACACTAGACACGCCGTTGGGCATGATCGGTCTTGGTTGCGCGCTGCCGTCGGGGCCGAATCGGCCGTTCCAGCGGGTGGCACCTGGAAATGTATCTTCTCATCACGTATCCGTCTCttaaaaagaaaaaggaggagaaacCGGAAAATCGGGAGTCCACTTGCGAGACATCTTGGTATTCATGAAGTGTAATAGTGACCCGGAAAGACACGCGGAAAAAACGGGGGGAGTGTCCCAACCCAGGGGACGGACTGTTTGATCGTCAAGTCAAGCCTTCGACAAGCATTTCTCTCTATCTGGGAGTTGGAACAATAGAAGTGGAGCACTCGCCGTACCTGCCCTACATACCTAGGCAACACTAAAAGTAGTTAGCTATGTACCTACAGACGTGACCCTTCCACCCATCCACCCGCCCGCACATGACCCGTCACTTGCCGTGTATTCTCGCATGCTGCCTTCTATCTTCATCTCTTTCGCAGGTGGTAGGTCGAAAGCAAAGCTTGATATGGTTCGCAGCGAGttagtgtgtgtgtgtgtgtgtgtgtgtgtgtgtgtgtgtgtgtgtgtgtgtgtgtgtgtgtgtgtgcatgaTCGGCCCAGCAGCGTCTACACGCCAGACACGCGGGAGAGTGTCGTGCCGAGAGGGATAGCTGCCGACTGCATGTGCGGCCGACTTGACGATGCTGCTATACTTTCGTCTGTCCTCCTTGCGGTGCAATGATGTAGAGAGAGGTGTGCACTGAAATATGGACTATAACATGTCCCTTCCACTCTAAAAAAGTAAGGAAAAAGAAGGCACATGTGTGTACTGTAATTCGCTCTCAATTCGTTTCTCACATTCATGTCTCTATAGTACTTTGTAGATGGCGCACTCGCAAATGCTTGACAAACAGACACACA
The DNA window shown above is from Colletotrichum destructivum chromosome 2, complete sequence and carries:
- a CDS encoding Putative SH3 domain, actin-depolymerizing factor domain, ADF-H/Gelsolin-like domain superfamily: MASLNLSINGPSIKSSYQSVINGPPPNSSSPTYAQWALFSVQAPLANAFQDSGAKESVLKVQSTGDGELSDLIEDFNEGRIQFAFVKVKDPNSGLPKNALIAWCGGGVPERTKGYFTTHTAAVSKILHGYHVQITARSESDLEPESVMRKIADASGAKYSAGSSTPSAAPPPVASKPVFTPTSSSIGNVNPIVAARNRKTVNADDDGWGADAPPVTRSQLEKVESAYKPTKVNMAELTKQRQEPSSSNGNSSQDRPDVVRGAYQPVGKVDIAAIRAAAKNQNDDRPAPVKGAYEPVGKVDIAAIRAKAQKPSEPVEQQEAADDERPKSLAERSAAFNQSQSERLTSLPKPKVANKFGGAAAFTGTKAPAPGGIGFGAPSVPAPPPVGAASRTFADQGGKTPAQLWAEKKGKQGGSVSNVVSPPATSPIGVQKSGEWKSGYAGRSWGPVKTAEYGRGQISQENTGEDPQQRDTETPTSPGGGVGALRDRFKNAAPIAVGAGVGAGVGAAAGAAAFSREQPQEEEDEPSPPPPPSSDSRPPPPGGFALPGLPSRQAAEEEEEEEEEQEPQSPIRVAQPVARGHEVEIERPAEREPPRPIPTQEIEQELPREEDLSEEPNDVGRGAAAAVAEQQFGQEQVAAGQASSGGKRALIQYDYEKAEENELELREGEYVTNIEMVDEDWWMGTNSQGESGLFPSNYVELVGDEPEPAPAARSAPPPAPAQAEPAQAPAPAGAGAGQTATAQFDYEAAEDNELSFPENATITDLEFPDEDWWFGSYGGKQGLFPANYVQLDN